A genomic region of Barnesiella viscericola DSM 18177 contains the following coding sequences:
- a CDS encoding hybrid sensor histidine kinase/response regulator yields MERSGNFYKAIRLGYILISILIGCMAYNSLYEWQEIEALELGNKKIDELRKEINNINIQMIKFSLLGETILEWNDKDIEHYHARRMAMDSMLCRFKATYPAERIDSVRSLLEDKERQMFQIVRLMDEQQSINKKIANQIPVIVQKSVQEQSKKPKRKGFLGIFGKKKEVTPAVSTTILHSVNRNVISEQKVQDRQLSEQADSLAARNAELNRQLQELICQIEEKVQTELQSRENEIVAMREKSFMQVGGLMGFVLLLLLISYIIIHRDAKSIKQYKHKTTDLIRQLEQSVQRNEALITSRKKAVHTITHELRTPLTAITGYAGLIRKEQCEDKSGQYIQNILQSSDRMRDMLNTLLDFFRLDNGKEQPRLSPCRISAITHTLETEFMPVAVNKGLSLSVKTGHDAIVLTDKERIIQIGNNLLSNAVKFTEEGGVSLITEYDNGVLTLVVEDTGTGMTEEEQKQAFGAFERLSNAAAKEGFGLGLAIMRNIVSMLGGTIRLDSKKGKGSRFTVEISMQEAEEQLGYTSNTPVYHNNKFHDVVAIDNDEVLLLMLKEMYSQEGIHCDTCTDAAALMEMIRQKEYSLLLTDLNMPDINGFELLELLRSSNVGNSPTIPVVVATASGSCNKGELLAKGFAGCLFKPFSISELMEVSDRCAIKATPDGKPDFSALLSYGNEAVMLEKLITETEKEMQAVRDAAKEKDLQKLDSLIHHLRSSWEVLRADQPLNVLYGLLRGDALPDGEALSHAVTAVLDKGVEIIRLAEEERRKYEDE; encoded by the coding sequence ATGGAGCGGTCAGGAAATTTCTATAAGGCAATACGGTTGGGATATATACTTATCTCCATTCTTATCGGATGTATGGCATATAATAGCCTCTATGAATGGCAGGAGATAGAAGCATTAGAACTTGGCAATAAAAAAATAGACGAGCTCCGAAAAGAAATAAACAATATCAATATTCAAATGATAAAATTTTCTCTATTGGGTGAAACAATACTGGAATGGAACGATAAAGATATCGAGCATTACCATGCACGGCGTATGGCAATGGACAGTATGCTCTGCCGTTTCAAGGCCACCTATCCAGCAGAGCGCATCGATAGTGTGCGCAGTCTTTTAGAGGATAAGGAACGACAGATGTTCCAGATAGTCCGGTTAATGGATGAACAACAATCTATTAACAAGAAGATAGCCAATCAAATTCCGGTTATTGTACAGAAAAGTGTGCAGGAACAGTCCAAAAAGCCAAAACGAAAAGGTTTCTTAGGCATATTCGGCAAAAAAAAGGAAGTAACTCCAGCAGTATCAACCACTATCCTTCATTCGGTCAATAGAAACGTAATCAGCGAACAGAAAGTGCAGGATCGCCAATTGTCGGAACAAGCCGACAGCCTTGCAGCTCGTAATGCAGAACTTAACAGACAACTGCAAGAATTGATTTGCCAAATAGAAGAAAAGGTACAAACCGAACTGCAAAGCCGGGAAAACGAAATAGTTGCCATGCGTGAAAAGTCATTTATGCAAGTAGGCGGTTTAATGGGATTCGTTCTTCTATTGTTGTTAATTTCCTACATCATCATACATCGTGATGCAAAAAGCATTAAACAATACAAGCACAAGACAACTGATTTGATAAGGCAACTGGAACAATCCGTACAACGGAACGAGGCACTGATAACGTCAAGGAAGAAGGCGGTACATACTATCACCCATGAACTGCGCACACCGCTGACAGCAATAACAGGCTATGCCGGACTGATACGGAAAGAACAGTGTGAGGATAAGTCCGGGCAGTATATCCAAAACATACTGCAATCCTCCGACCGTATGCGGGATATGCTTAACACTTTGCTTGACTTCTTCCGCCTGGACAACGGCAAGGAACAGCCCCGTCTGTCACCCTGCCGGATTTCAGCAATCACGCACACACTTGAAACGGAGTTCATGCCTGTTGCCGTGAACAAAGGGCTGTCCTTGTCCGTGAAGACTGGACACGATGCCATTGTATTGACCGACAAAGAGCGAATAATACAAATCGGGAATAACCTGCTGTCAAACGCTGTCAAGTTCACAGAAGAAGGCGGTGTTTCTTTGATTACTGAATATGATAATGGAGTTCTGACACTGGTCGTTGAAGATACAGGTACAGGCATGACAGAAGAGGAACAGAAACAAGCGTTCGGTGCGTTTGAACGTCTATCAAATGCCGCCGCAAAGGAGGGTTTCGGGCTTGGGCTTGCCATAATGCGTAATATTGTGTCGATGCTTGGCGGAACAATCCGTTTAGACAGCAAGAAAGGGAAAGGCAGTCGTTTCACAGTTGAAATTTCTATGCAGGAAGCTGAAGAACAGCTTGGATATACAAGCAATACACCTGTTTATCATAACAATAAATTCCATGATGTTGTCGCCATTGACAATGATGAGGTATTACTTCTGATGCTGAAAGAGATGTATTCCCAAGAAGGAATACACTGCGACACTTGCACCGATGCTGCGGCACTGATGGAAATGATACGCCAGAAAGAATACAGCCTGTTGCTGACAGACTTGAATATGCCCGATATAAACGGTTTCGAATTGCTGGAACTGTTGCGTTCGTCCAACGTGGGCAATTCACCAACAATCCCGGTGGTTGTGGCAACCGCTTCGGGCAGTTGTAACAAAGGGGAACTATTGGCAAAAGGCTTTGCCGGATGCCTGTTCAAACCGTTCTCCATATCGGAACTGATGGAGGTTTCCGACAGGTGTGCCATAAAAGCGACACCGGACGGGAAACCGGACTTTTCCGCCTTATTGTCCTATGGCAATGAAGCCGTCATGCTGGAAAAGTTGATAACTGAAACAGAAAAGGAAATGCAGGCGGTACGGGATGCAGCAAAAGAAAAAGACCTGCAAAAGCTGGATTCCCTGATCCACCACCTGCGCAGTTCGTGGGAGGTGCTCCGTGCCGACCAACCGCTGAATGTACTTTACGGATTGCTTCGTGGCGATGCTCTCCCGGATGGTGAAGCGTTAAGCCATGCCGTGACTGCCGTGCTGGATAAGGGAGTGGAAATAATACGGTTGGCAGAAGAGGAAAGGAGAAAATACGAAGATGAATAA
- the tet(Q) gene encoding tetracycline resistance ribosomal protection protein Tet(Q) yields the protein MNIINLGILAHIDAGKTSVTENLLFASGATEKCGRVDNGDTITDSMDIEKRRGITVRASTTSIIWNGVKCNIIDTPGHMDFIAEVERTFKMLDGAVLILSAKEGIQAQTKLLFSTLQKLQIPTIIFINKIDRAGVNLERLYMDIKTNLSQDVLFMQTVVDGSVYPVCSQTYIKEEYKEFVCNHDDDILERYLADSEISPADYWNTIIALVAKAKVYPVLHGSAMFNIGINELLDAISSFILPPASVSNRLSAYLYKIEHDPKGHKRSFLKIIDGSLRLRDVVRINDSEKFIKIKNLKTIYQGREINVDEVGANDIAIVEDIEDFRIGDYLGAKPCLIQGLSHQHPALKSSVRPNKPEERSKVISALNTLWIEDPSLSFSINSYSDELEISLYGLTQKEIIQTLLEERFSVKVHFDEIKTIYKERPIKKVNKIIQIEVPPNPYWATIGLTLEPLPLGAGLQIESDISYGYLNHSFQNAVFEGIRMSCQSGLHGWEVTDLKVTFTQAEYYSPVSTPADFRQLTPYVFRLALQQSGVDILEPMLCFELQIPQVASSKAITDLQKLMSEIEDISCNNEWCHIKGKVPLNTSKDYASEVSSYTKGLGIFMVKPCGYQITKDGYSDNIRMNEKDKLLFMFQKSMSLK from the coding sequence ATGAATATTATAAATTTAGGAATTCTTGCTCACATTGATGCAGGAAAAACTTCCGTAACCGAGAATCTGCTGTTTGCCAGTGGAGCAACGGAAAAGTGCGGCCGTGTGGATAATGGTGACACCATAACGGACTCTATGGATATAGAGAAACGTAGAGGAATTACTGTCCGGGCTTCTACGACATCTATTATCTGGAATGGAGTGAAATGCAATATCATTGACACTCCGGGACACATGGATTTTATTGCGGAAGTGGAGCGGACATTCAAAATGCTTGATGGAGCAGTCCTCATCTTATCCGCAAAGGAAGGCATACAAGCGCAGACAAAGTTGCTGTTCAGTACTTTACAAAAGCTGCAAATCCCGACAATTATATTTATCAATAAGATTGACCGTGCCGGTGTGAATTTGGAGCGTTTGTATATGGATATAAAAACAAATCTGTCGCAAGATGTCCTGTTTATGCAAACTGTTGTCGATGGATCGGTTTATCCGGTTTGCTCCCAAACATATATAAAGGAAGAATACAAAGAATTTGTATGCAACCATGACGACGATATATTAGAACGATATTTGGCGGATAGCGAAATTTCACCGGCTGATTATTGGAATACGATAATCGCTCTTGTGGCAAAAGCCAAAGTCTATCCGGTGCTACATGGATCAGCAATGTTCAATATCGGTATCAATGAGTTGTTGGACGCCATTTCTTCTTTTATACTTCCTCCGGCATCGGTCTCAAACAGACTTTCAGCTTATCTCTATAAGATAGAGCATGACCCCAAAGGGCATAAAAGAAGTTTTCTTAAAATAATTGACGGAAGTCTGAGACTTCGAGACGTTGTAAGAATCAACGATTCGGAAAAATTCATCAAGATTAAAAATCTAAAGACTATTTATCAGGGCAGAGAGATAAATGTTGATGAAGTGGGTGCCAATGATATCGCGATTGTAGAAGATATAGAAGATTTTCGAATCGGAGATTATTTAGGTGCTAAACCTTGTTTGATTCAAGGATTATCTCATCAGCATCCCGCTCTCAAATCCTCCGTCCGGCCAAATAAGCCCGAAGAGAGAAGCAAGGTGATATCCGCTCTGAATACATTGTGGATTGAAGACCCGTCTTTGTCCTTTTCCATAAACTCATATAGTGATGAATTGGAAATCTCGTTATATGGTTTGACCCAAAAGGAAATCATACAGACATTGCTGGAAGAACGATTTTCCGTAAAGGTCCATTTTGATGAGATCAAGACTATCTACAAAGAACGACCTATAAAAAAGGTCAATAAGATTATTCAGATCGAAGTACCACCCAACCCTTACTGGGCCACAATAGGGCTGACTCTTGAACCCTTACCGTTAGGGGCAGGGTTGCAAATCGAAAGTGACATCTCCTATGGTTATCTGAACCATTCTTTTCAAAATGCCGTTTTTGAAGGGATTCGTATGTCTTGCCAATCTGGTTTACATGGATGGGAAGTGACAGATCTGAAAGTAACTTTTACTCAAGCCGAGTATTATAGCCCGGTAAGTACACCTGCTGATTTCAGACAGCTGACCCCTTATGTCTTCAGGCTGGCTTTGCAACAGTCAGGTGTGGACATTCTCGAACCGATGCTCTGTTTTGAGTTGCAGATACCCCAAGTAGCGAGTTCCAAAGCTATTACAGATTTGCAAAAACTGATGTCTGAGATTGAAGACATCAGTTGTAATAATGAGTGGTGTCATATTAAAGGGAAAGTTCCATTAAATACAAGTAAAGACTATGCCTCAGAAGTAAGTTCGTACACTAAGGGCTTAGGCATTTTTATGGTTAAGCCATGTGGGTATCAAATAACAAAAGACGGTTATTCTGATAATATCCGCATGAACGAAAAAGATAAACTTTTATTCATGTTCCAAAAATCAATGTCATTAAAATAA
- a CDS encoding dihydrofolate reductase family protein, translated as MGKVQILAVLTMDGCLSSELYDKAHQDLCLDRCGLDEIRKKAFYRVTPDYSISMLHEWRKDCTNIRYLAEATPDTADYINGLLRMHAVDEIILYTVPFISGSGRHFFKSALPEQHWTLSSLKSYPNGVCRIIYILDKKAR; from the coding sequence ATGGGTAAAGTTCAGATTCTCGCCGTACTGACGATGGACGGATGTCTTTCTTCAGAGTTATATGATAAAGCACATCAGGATTTGTGCCTTGACCGTTGCGGTCTTGATGAAATCAGGAAGAAAGCCTTTTACCGTGTGACACCGGACTATTCCATTTCAATGCTGCACGAATGGAGAAAAGACTGCACAAACATCCGTTACCTCGCGGAAGCCACACCGGACACGGCAGACTATATAAACGGACTGCTGCGGATGCACGCTGTGGATGAAATCATACTATACACCGTTCCTTTCATATCCGGAAGCGGACGACATTTTTTTAAGTCGGCTCTGCCAGAGCAACACTGGACGCTTTCCTCTTTGAAAAGCTATCCCAACGGTGTATGTCGCATTATCTATATCCTTGATAAAAAAGCAAGATAG
- a CDS encoding sigma-54-dependent transcriptional regulator, which yields MNKTKIIVVEDNIVYCEYVCNMLSREGYRNMKAYHLSTAKKHLQQATDNDIVVADLRLPDGSGIDLLCWMRKEGKMQPFIIMTDYAEVNTAVESMKLGSIDYIPKQLVEDKLVPLIRSILKERQAGQRRMPIFAREGSAFQKIMHRIRLVAATDMSVMIFGENGTGKEHIAHLLHDKSKRAGKPFVAVDCGSLSKELAPSAFFGHVKGAFTGADNAKKGYFHEAEGGTLFLDEVGNLALETQQMLLRAIQERRYRPVGDKADRNFNVRIIAATNEDLEVSVNEKRFRQDLLYRLHDFGITVPPLRDCQEDIMPLAEFFRDMANRELECSVSGFSSEARKALLTHAWPGNVRELRQKVMGAVLQAQEGVVMKEHLELAVTKPTSTVSFALRNDAEDKERILRALKQANGNRSVAAELLGIGRTTLYSKLEEYGLKYKFKQS from the coding sequence ATGAATAAGACAAAAATAATTGTGGTGGAAGACAACATCGTGTATTGCGAATATGTCTGCAATATGCTGTCACGGGAGGGCTACCGCAATATGAAGGCTTACCACCTCTCAACCGCGAAGAAACATCTGCAACAGGCAACAGATAATGATATCGTGGTTGCCGACCTGCGTCTGCCTGACGGCAGTGGCATAGACCTTTTGTGCTGGATGCGAAAGGAGGGAAAGATGCAGCCCTTCATCATTATGACCGACTACGCCGAAGTTAATACCGCCGTGGAAAGCATGAAACTCGGCTCGATAGACTATATTCCCAAACAGCTTGTGGAGGATAAACTTGTCCCCCTGATCCGTTCCATACTGAAAGAACGTCAGGCAGGACAACGCCGTATGCCTATATTCGCCCGTGAAGGTTCCGCCTTTCAGAAAATCATGCACCGCATAAGGCTGGTAGCCGCCACCGATATGAGCGTGATGATATTTGGTGAGAACGGCACGGGCAAGGAGCATATTGCCCACCTGTTGCATGACAAGAGCAAACGTGCAGGCAAGCCATTTGTGGCGGTGGACTGCGGTTCACTCTCCAAAGAGCTTGCACCGTCGGCTTTCTTCGGACACGTCAAAGGTGCATTTACAGGTGCGGACAATGCCAAGAAAGGATATTTCCATGAGGCGGAAGGCGGCACGTTGTTTCTGGACGAGGTAGGAAACCTCGCGTTGGAAACCCAACAGATGTTGCTCCGTGCCATACAGGAGAGGCGGTATCGCCCGGTCGGAGACAAGGCAGACCGGAATTTCAATGTCCGCATCATCGCTGCTACCAATGAAGATTTGGAGGTATCGGTGAATGAAAAGCGTTTTCGGCAGGATCTTCTGTACCGCCTGCACGACTTCGGGATAACCGTTCCTCCGTTGCGTGACTGTCAAGAAGACATTATGCCGCTGGCAGAGTTCTTCCGTGATATGGCAAACAGAGAGCTGGAGTGTAGCGTGAGCGGGTTCAGTTCCGAAGCACGTAAAGCGTTGCTGACACACGCATGGCCGGGCAACGTGCGGGAACTTCGGCAGAAAGTTATGGGTGCTGTATTGCAGGCGCAGGAAGGTGTTGTCATGAAAGAGCATCTGGAACTTGCCGTGACGAAACCGACCTCTACTGTCAGCTTCGCCTTGCGCAATGACGCGGAGGATAAGGAGCGGATATTGCGTGCGTTGAAACAGGCAAACGGCAACCGGAGTGTCGCCGCAGAACTGCTCGGCATAGGCAGGACAACACTATACAGCAAACTTGAAGAGTATGGACTTAAATATAAATTCAAGCAATCATAG